The Epinephelus lanceolatus isolate andai-2023 chromosome 1, ASM4190304v1, whole genome shotgun sequence genome has a window encoding:
- the LOC117257445 gene encoding putative peptidyl-tRNA hydrolase 2 isoform X1, producing the protein MSRMEPSEQSGPDSGSQDVNPVFLQQLRELDIPEEAAKQALLHTRNVSAEEAAMYYFNKLENEEEGDDDLMFKMVFVVNMDLAMGVGKVAAQVGHAAVGLYQALQEKNSWREMAWKWDHSGAKKVVVQGTNVAHLLELQALAMSLSLPTYLVQDAGLTQVESGSRTVLAIMGEEEMVNNVTGSLKLL; encoded by the exons ATG TCAAGAATGGAGCCATCAGAACAGTCAGGACCAGACTCCGGCTCTCAGGATGTCAACCCTGTTTTTctgcagcagctcagagagCTGGACATCCCAGAGGAGGCAGCCAAGCAG GCACTTCTTCACACTCGGAACGTGTCTGCCGAGGAGGCGGCAATGTACTACTTCAACAAGCTGGAGAATGAG GAGGAAGGAGACGATGACCTCATGTTCAAGATGGTGTTTGTGGTGAACATGGACCTTGCCATGGGTGTTGGAAAG GTGGCGGCTCAGGTTGGTCATGCTGCTGTGGGTTTGTACCAGGCTCTGCAGGAGAAGAACAGTTGGAGGGAGATGGCCTGGAAGTGGGACCACAGTGG AGCCAAGAAGGTGGTGGTCCAGGGCACGAATGTGGCTCATCTACTGGAGCTGCAGGCCCTGGCCATGAGCCTCAGCCTGCCCACTTACCTGGTCCAGGATGCAGGGCTTACCCAG GTGGAGTCTGGCTCCCGCACTGTCTTGGCCATTATGGGTGAGGAGGAGATGGTGAACAATGTCACTGGGAGTCTGAAGCTGCTCTGA
- the LOC117257445 gene encoding putative peptidyl-tRNA hydrolase 2 isoform X2, with the protein MEPSEQSGPDSGSQDVNPVFLQQLRELDIPEEAAKQALLHTRNVSAEEAAMYYFNKLENEEEGDDDLMFKMVFVVNMDLAMGVGKVAAQVGHAAVGLYQALQEKNSWREMAWKWDHSGAKKVVVQGTNVAHLLELQALAMSLSLPTYLVQDAGLTQVESGSRTVLAIMGEEEMVNNVTGSLKLL; encoded by the exons ATGGAGCCATCAGAACAGTCAGGACCAGACTCCGGCTCTCAGGATGTCAACCCTGTTTTTctgcagcagctcagagagCTGGACATCCCAGAGGAGGCAGCCAAGCAG GCACTTCTTCACACTCGGAACGTGTCTGCCGAGGAGGCGGCAATGTACTACTTCAACAAGCTGGAGAATGAG GAGGAAGGAGACGATGACCTCATGTTCAAGATGGTGTTTGTGGTGAACATGGACCTTGCCATGGGTGTTGGAAAG GTGGCGGCTCAGGTTGGTCATGCTGCTGTGGGTTTGTACCAGGCTCTGCAGGAGAAGAACAGTTGGAGGGAGATGGCCTGGAAGTGGGACCACAGTGG AGCCAAGAAGGTGGTGGTCCAGGGCACGAATGTGGCTCATCTACTGGAGCTGCAGGCCCTGGCCATGAGCCTCAGCCTGCCCACTTACCTGGTCCAGGATGCAGGGCTTACCCAG GTGGAGTCTGGCTCCCGCACTGTCTTGGCCATTATGGGTGAGGAGGAGATGGTGAACAATGTCACTGGGAGTCTGAAGCTGCTCTGA